From a single Bacillus gobiensis genomic region:
- a CDS encoding SRPBCC family protein, with product MSENKVKNSFTTNVEGRVLVMERIFNAPRTLLFEVFSDPEHLANWWGPRGWQTENRKFEFKPDGVWLYCMRCTDENQGEFFGQESWGKAVYHEIIVPEKIVYTDQFVDEDGQPVGGMPEIKITMEFIELEDKTKLITRSEFTSIENLKQVMDMGVVQGFASQFDRLDDLLEELQ from the coding sequence ATGTCCGAAAACAAAGTGAAAAACAGTTTTACTACGAACGTAGAAGGACGAGTACTTGTTATGGAGAGGATCTTTAATGCACCGCGAACTCTCTTATTCGAAGTGTTTTCAGACCCTGAACATTTGGCCAACTGGTGGGGACCAAGAGGATGGCAAACAGAAAATCGTAAATTTGAGTTTAAGCCTGACGGCGTATGGCTTTATTGCATGCGTTGCACAGATGAGAACCAAGGAGAATTTTTCGGCCAGGAATCTTGGGGAAAAGCTGTATATCATGAGATAATCGTCCCCGAAAAAATTGTCTATACTGATCAGTTTGTAGATGAGGATGGCCAACCCGTCGGCGGGATGCCAGAGATTAAGATAACAATGGAATTCATTGAACTTGAAGATAAAACGAAACTTATTACACGTTCTGAATTCACTTCAATCGAGAATCTTAAGCAAGTAATGGATATGGGCGTCGTCCAAGGATTTGCTTCACAGTTCGACCGCCTCGACGATTTACTAGAAGAACTTCAGTAA
- a CDS encoding alpha-mannosidase, whose protein sequence is MSFLKKKQIEKRIEELEQHRYRERRSLEVFFSKEDEEALVAPKVPEPSDFKETINVGSYWQGRDRYLWLAKEITIPKEWAEDTVVGLFDFGKTGEGGNSGFESQLYVNGKMYQAIDSNHKELFFEKEWSDSPIYLAFRLWSGLEGGGERKDQEHKIAQAEIAILDEQTDDLYYTAYAMLETIKVLQDHSPERVKLLSLLDKAFRIIDWKEPGSDPFYHSVYRTNDFLQAEIDQLEKHSDVTIRCIGHTHIDVAWLWRLKHTREKAGRSFSTVLRLMEKYPDYIFLQTQPQLYAYVKKDFPELYEEMKRRIDEGVWEVDGAMWLEADCNLPSGESLVRQILEGSKFIKNEFGKDVHYLWLPDVFGYSWALPQILKKSGIDTFLTSKISWNQFNRMPNDTFTWRGIDGSEVLTQFITTPDPGSPENSWFATYNGQILPTTVTGTWDNYKNKELAKELLLSYGYGDGGGGVNRTMLEMRRRLDKMPGLPHVKTGNVRPYFEELNKQVKETSEFVPTWDGELYLEYHRGTYTSQAYNKKMNRLLELKLRETEFMHVWKAVSLGGWETYPTTRLEESWRTLLRNQFHDIIPGSSIREVYEDSKKEYEEAEETVDQLLHDAVLALTERKGRAWTIYNSSSWLLDGIVEVQTDEEGTWVDEAGNELTAQKKDNSWLVEVKQVPETGWKQIELQPSQNRKPLAADWFDFEEQVLETQFYRVEFNEQGQIQSLFDKEAGRHVLAENEKGNVFQIFEDKPLEFDAWDIDIYYQDKMTEVSNLEDFKLKKAGALQVSIEASWRYGKSTITQEMIFYKNRKVIDFSTHVDWHEQQQLLKVAFPVRIRATQATYDIQFGNVKRPTHWNTSWDMAKFETVAHQWVDFSEQNYGVSLLNDCKYGHDIKDHVIRLSLIKSAKAPDFMQDQGNHHFTYSLYPHANSWVEAETVKEAWKLNHPFTVSEGFAKGNQQLFAINHPFLHLDAVKKAEDNEDLIIRFHEFAGGTQDVTITPAFQYDGWLECDLQERGTAEEKKAGPIKLTVTPYEVKTVRIYRGE, encoded by the coding sequence ATGTCTTTTTTAAAGAAAAAACAAATCGAGAAAAGAATTGAAGAACTTGAACAGCACCGCTATCGCGAGCGGAGAAGCCTTGAGGTCTTTTTTTCAAAAGAAGATGAAGAAGCTTTAGTTGCCCCAAAGGTGCCTGAGCCTTCTGATTTTAAGGAAACGATTAACGTGGGAAGCTATTGGCAAGGAAGAGATCGTTATCTTTGGCTTGCAAAAGAAATCACTATTCCGAAAGAATGGGCAGAAGATACGGTTGTCGGTCTTTTTGACTTCGGAAAAACAGGGGAGGGGGGCAATTCCGGTTTTGAATCGCAATTGTATGTGAACGGAAAGATGTATCAGGCGATCGATTCGAACCACAAGGAATTGTTTTTTGAAAAAGAATGGAGCGATTCGCCAATTTATTTAGCCTTCAGGCTTTGGTCCGGTTTAGAGGGGGGAGGCGAGCGGAAGGATCAGGAGCATAAAATCGCCCAGGCAGAAATTGCGATCTTGGACGAACAGACAGACGACCTCTATTATACGGCCTATGCGATGCTGGAAACGATAAAAGTGCTGCAGGATCACTCTCCTGAACGGGTGAAGCTTTTGTCCCTTTTGGATAAAGCCTTTCGCATCATAGACTGGAAAGAGCCCGGATCGGATCCTTTTTATCACTCAGTTTATCGTACGAATGATTTTTTACAAGCGGAAATAGACCAGCTGGAAAAGCATTCAGACGTAACGATCCGCTGTATCGGACATACGCATATTGATGTCGCTTGGCTCTGGCGTCTCAAGCATACGAGAGAAAAAGCAGGCCGTTCATTTTCTACGGTGCTGAGGCTGATGGAAAAGTACCCGGATTATATATTCCTGCAAACCCAGCCGCAGCTTTACGCTTACGTCAAAAAGGACTTTCCGGAGCTTTATGAAGAGATGAAGCGAAGGATTGATGAAGGAGTCTGGGAAGTTGACGGGGCGATGTGGCTTGAGGCCGACTGTAACCTTCCGTCTGGAGAATCGCTTGTCCGCCAAATCCTCGAAGGCAGCAAGTTCATTAAGAATGAGTTTGGGAAAGACGTTCATTACTTGTGGCTGCCTGATGTCTTCGGATATTCATGGGCTCTGCCGCAAATTTTAAAGAAATCTGGCATTGACACGTTTTTAACCTCAAAGATTAGCTGGAATCAGTTCAACCGGATGCCGAACGACACCTTTACATGGAGAGGGATCGACGGAAGTGAGGTTTTGACACAATTTATAACGACGCCTGACCCGGGAAGCCCTGAAAATTCCTGGTTTGCCACGTATAATGGACAAATCCTTCCTACTACGGTAACGGGAACGTGGGATAACTACAAGAATAAGGAGCTCGCAAAGGAATTGCTGCTATCATACGGCTATGGCGACGGGGGCGGGGGCGTCAATCGGACCATGCTGGAAATGCGGCGTCGCTTGGATAAGATGCCAGGTCTTCCTCATGTAAAAACCGGAAACGTCCGTCCGTATTTTGAGGAATTGAACAAACAGGTAAAGGAAACATCAGAGTTTGTGCCGACGTGGGATGGTGAGCTGTACCTTGAGTACCACCGCGGTACATATACGAGCCAGGCATACAATAAAAAAATGAACCGTCTTCTTGAATTAAAGCTGAGAGAAACAGAGTTTATGCATGTTTGGAAAGCTGTATCCTTGGGAGGTTGGGAGACCTATCCAACGACCCGGCTGGAGGAAAGCTGGCGGACGCTTTTACGAAATCAGTTCCATGATATTATTCCGGGCTCCTCTATCCGGGAGGTATATGAGGATTCCAAAAAAGAATACGAGGAAGCTGAAGAAACGGTCGATCAACTGCTTCATGATGCTGTTCTTGCATTAACAGAACGTAAGGGTCGAGCATGGACGATTTATAATTCATCAAGCTGGTTGCTGGATGGAATCGTTGAGGTTCAAACAGACGAGGAAGGCACATGGGTGGATGAAGCAGGAAATGAACTAACAGCTCAGAAAAAGGATAACAGCTGGCTTGTTGAAGTGAAGCAGGTACCGGAAACCGGCTGGAAACAAATCGAACTGCAGCCTTCACAGAACAGGAAGCCTCTTGCCGCCGACTGGTTTGACTTTGAGGAGCAAGTGCTCGAAACACAGTTTTATCGAGTGGAATTTAATGAGCAAGGACAAATCCAGTCTCTATTTGATAAAGAAGCCGGCAGACATGTGCTTGCTGAAAATGAAAAAGGAAATGTATTTCAGATATTTGAGGATAAGCCGCTCGAATTTGATGCCTGGGATATTGATATTTACTATCAAGACAAAATGACCGAGGTTTCAAATCTCGAGGATTTCAAGCTGAAAAAAGCGGGTGCTCTGCAAGTTTCAATTGAAGCCAGCTGGCGCTACGGGAAGTCAACCATCACGCAAGAAATGATTTTTTATAAAAACCGGAAAGTGATAGATTTCTCCACTCATGTCGATTGGCACGAGCAGCAGCAGCTCTTGAAGGTCGCTTTCCCTGTCAGAATCAGGGCTACGCAGGCTACCTATGATATTCAATTTGGCAATGTGAAGCGGCCGACCCATTGGAATACGTCATGGGATATGGCAAAGTTTGAAACGGTTGCCCATCAGTGGGTCGATTTTTCTGAACAGAACTACGGAGTCAGCCTGCTCAATGACTGTAAATACGGCCACGACATTAAGGATCACGTCATCCGCCTGTCTCTAATTAAATCGGCAAAAGCGCCGGATTTTATGCAGGATCAAGGAAATCATCACTTTACTTATTCTTTATACCCGCACGCAAACAGCTGGGTCGAAGCGGAAACGGTAAAGGAAGCATGGAAGCTGAATCACCCCTTTACAGTTTCAGAAGGGTTTGCGAAAGGAAATCAGCAGCTCTTTGCCATCAATCATCCATTTCTCCACTTGGATGCAGTGAAAAAAGCAGAAGACAACGAGGATCTCATTATTCGCTTTCATGAATTTGCCGGCGGAACACAGGACGTCACGATCACACCTGCCTTTCAGTATGATGGCTGGCTGGAATGCGATCTTCAGGAACGAGGCACAGCAGAGGAGAAAAAGGCAGGTCCTATCAAGTTAACGGTAACACCTTATGAGGTGAAAACCGTGCGGATCTATAGAGGGGAGTAA
- a CDS encoding carbohydrate ABC transporter permease — translation MRISKKEKAVHYVILVFLALCFLLPLLWILLSSVDLHAGQAIKLPEKVTLENYSSILLDPANLRSFAIGLFISLGQAAIVVLVAGLAAYPLSRYRLKYKKSFLLSILFMTALPITAVMVPVYQLFLFLRLQDSILATTLFLAASALPYGIWMMKNFMDSVPLELEESAWVDGASVLTGLRKIVAPLMLPGIFTIAIFTFTGSWGNFFVPYILLQTQEKLPASVTLYQFFGSYGMVEYGKLAAFSLLYTLPSIVLYSFSQKYMSKGFSLGGATKG, via the coding sequence ATGAGGATATCAAAAAAGGAGAAAGCCGTTCATTATGTCATTCTTGTTTTTCTTGCGCTCTGTTTTCTGCTTCCGTTGTTGTGGATCCTTCTGTCATCAGTAGATTTGCATGCCGGGCAGGCCATTAAGCTTCCTGAAAAAGTGACGCTTGAAAATTACAGCTCCATCCTGTTAGATCCTGCGAACCTGCGATCCTTTGCCATCGGCCTGTTTATTTCACTAGGCCAGGCGGCAATTGTTGTTCTCGTCGCGGGACTTGCGGCGTATCCATTATCCAGGTATCGATTAAAATATAAGAAATCGTTTTTGCTTTCGATTTTGTTTATGACAGCACTTCCGATTACAGCGGTTATGGTACCTGTGTATCAATTGTTTTTGTTTTTACGGCTGCAGGATTCCATTTTAGCTACGACGTTGTTTTTAGCGGCGTCGGCTCTGCCGTATGGAATCTGGATGATGAAAAACTTCATGGATTCAGTTCCGCTTGAGCTTGAAGAATCGGCATGGGTGGACGGGGCTTCTGTACTTACCGGACTGCGAAAGATAGTTGCTCCGCTCATGCTTCCCGGAATTTTTACGATTGCGATTTTCACCTTCACAGGAAGCTGGGGGAATTTCTTCGTACCTTACATTCTTTTGCAAACGCAGGAGAAGCTGCCTGCATCAGTCACACTGTATCAGTTTTTCGGAAGCTATGGCATGGTGGAGTATGGAAAATTAGCGGCCTTTTCCCTGCTTTATACCCTGCCGTCCATCGTCCTTTACAGTTTTTCGCAAAAATACATGTCCAAGGGATTCAGCTTAGGAGGAGCAACAAAGGGATAA
- a CDS encoding sigma-70 family RNA polymerase sigma factor — protein MESKKIISDWFYQYSNDIYHFFIYRMGTSDVEDLVQEVFIKAIKGIDSFKGTSSPKTWLYSIARNVAVDELRKKKRNKWKEFLSLNDKHESATKETPETILQLNEENKRLFQAIQTLHGTYRDILIIRGITGRSGGDIEMEQKKGTYNLSQSKNCITKGVGGNC, from the coding sequence ATGGAAAGCAAGAAAATAATTTCTGATTGGTTTTATCAATACAGCAATGATATTTATCATTTTTTTATTTACCGGATGGGAACTTCAGATGTGGAGGATCTTGTTCAAGAAGTGTTTATTAAAGCTATAAAGGGGATTGACTCCTTCAAAGGAACCTCAAGCCCGAAGACATGGTTGTACAGTATTGCGAGAAATGTTGCGGTTGATGAACTCAGGAAAAAGAAAAGAAACAAATGGAAGGAGTTTCTTTCTCTTAATGATAAGCACGAATCAGCCACCAAAGAAACACCAGAAACCATTCTTCAATTGAATGAAGAAAACAAAAGGCTTTTTCAAGCGATTCAAACGCTGCATGGAACATACCGGGACATATTAATTATTCGGGGGATCACCGGAAGAAGCGGCGGAGATATTGAAATGGAGCAAAAAAAAGGTACATACAACTTATCACAGAGCAAAAATTGCATTACAAAAGGAGTTGGGGGAAATTGCTGA
- a CDS encoding TetR/AcrR family transcriptional regulator, with amino-acid sequence MKKSASTDKYIEKIKPIIRKTRFSQLTIDDIARCMDISKGTLYKNFSTRDEIIEVVVAHYINYLDEADTIVQDENFSFAERFQKTFEHSLKCVIYVSDLFLIDLKESYPYLFENLVSAQQNRIKNLESFFKAGMNQGIFNRINAVLFMVQDDAVLRRIMVPSFSIKYDLTLKQALMDFYQMKKYQLFKPEYLNTVNDSVIEKEIVQTLSTIT; translated from the coding sequence GTGAAAAAATCAGCAAGTACTGACAAATACATCGAAAAGATCAAACCAATTATAAGAAAAACCAGGTTTAGTCAACTGACAATAGATGATATCGCAAGGTGTATGGATATTAGTAAAGGAACACTTTATAAGAATTTTTCAACGAGAGACGAGATCATAGAGGTAGTCGTAGCGCATTATATTAACTACCTCGATGAAGCAGATACCATTGTACAAGATGAAAATTTTTCATTTGCCGAGCGTTTCCAAAAAACGTTTGAACATTCATTGAAATGTGTTATCTATGTATCTGATTTGTTTTTAATTGATCTTAAAGAATCCTATCCATATTTGTTTGAAAACCTTGTGTCTGCCCAGCAAAATCGTATTAAAAACCTAGAGTCTTTCTTTAAAGCCGGTATGAATCAGGGGATATTTAACCGGATAAATGCTGTGTTGTTTATGGTTCAAGATGATGCTGTCCTTCGTCGCATCATGGTACCTTCATTTTCCATAAAGTATGATCTTACCTTAAAACAAGCACTTATGGACTTTTATCAAATGAAAAAGTATCAGCTGTTTAAACCGGAATATCTCAATACAGTTAATGATTCAGTTATTGAGAAAGAGATTGTTCAAACCCTATCGACAATCACATAA
- a CDS encoding GntR family transcriptional regulator, translating into MSKSLYKNLYEQIKQDILNGTYKTGEQIPSELDLASAYGVSRITSKKALEMLAAEGIVERHVGRGTFVKNQTTINQNSSSQKVIGLVMVSMTEHYGTEIVSAIEAFAAGKCMVVLRLTYGIPEKEDEAIKELMEFGVDGLIVFPAKSEYISERILQLVISQFPIVVVDRTINGINMASVRTDNSRAVQAGLEYLTFLGHKHIAILSPSLQSNNVLEERSKAVIQFSADRGIFFQRKHWLTSIHGDSGIPEEEAEKILRHLRQYPEISAIFAFEYPIALLAAEAIKRQSKHLAEDIDLICFDSPPTMFGQPPFTHLRQNEKALGETALATLLNLMNQEEAENKISIRAELIVGQSTRGKKVD; encoded by the coding sequence ATGTCTAAATCATTATATAAGAACCTTTATGAACAAATTAAACAGGATATTCTTAATGGCACCTATAAAACAGGTGAGCAAATTCCTTCTGAGCTGGACCTGGCTTCTGCCTACGGCGTGAGCCGAATCACGAGTAAGAAGGCACTTGAAATGCTTGCAGCTGAAGGAATTGTCGAACGTCATGTAGGCCGGGGAACTTTTGTAAAAAACCAAACAACCATAAATCAGAATTCATCTTCACAAAAAGTGATTGGTCTGGTGATGGTTAGTATGACTGAGCATTACGGAACAGAAATCGTCTCTGCCATTGAAGCCTTTGCTGCGGGAAAATGCATGGTCGTTCTTCGCTTAACCTACGGAATTCCGGAAAAAGAGGATGAGGCCATTAAAGAGCTAATGGAATTTGGAGTAGACGGACTCATTGTATTCCCCGCTAAATCAGAATATATAAGCGAACGCATCCTTCAGCTTGTCATCTCCCAGTTCCCTATCGTCGTCGTCGACCGGACAATCAATGGAATTAACATGGCATCCGTTAGAACGGATAATTCAAGGGCCGTCCAAGCCGGTCTGGAATATCTGACTTTTTTGGGACATAAACATATTGCCATCCTGTCCCCCTCGCTACAATCGAATAATGTCCTTGAAGAAAGATCAAAAGCGGTCATTCAATTCAGCGCTGACCGAGGTATTTTTTTTCAAAGAAAGCACTGGCTGACTTCCATTCATGGAGATAGCGGAATCCCTGAGGAGGAAGCAGAAAAAATCCTTCGCCACCTAAGACAGTATCCGGAGATATCCGCCATTTTCGCCTTCGAATACCCGATTGCCTTACTTGCTGCAGAAGCAATTAAACGACAATCGAAGCATCTCGCCGAAGACATTGATTTAATCTGCTTTGACAGCCCGCCCACTATGTTCGGCCAGCCTCCGTTCACTCATCTCCGCCAAAACGAAAAGGCGTTGGGCGAAACAGCACTTGCAACATTGCTGAACCTAATGAATCAGGAAGAAGCAGAAAATAAAATATCGATTCGCGCAGAGCTTATCGTCGGGCAATCGACGAGAGGAAAAAAAGTAGACTGA
- a CDS encoding extracellular solute-binding protein, translating into MTKRKFVWFAAVLIGVLMLSTSCSSASNSKEGDKKTVTVVFRSAGSEDPLMKYFDSDVLEEFEKEHSDIDVKITPITASEGDYFSKVALQMKSSSTAPDVVAEDTFMLNSDANAGYLASIDDLVSKWDGWEQIIDNLKTGVTAEDGKVYGVPATSDSRGLWYNKEIFKKAGLPVPWQPKNWEDILAAARTVKNKVPDVNPLLMQVGRANGEAVSMQTLEMLLYGTGDTLYNEQSKKWVVDSKGLQDSFAFIDQVFNKDKVGPELSVVMSGQSGNIAFEKLMPEGKLAIGLDGSWNAGRWTENGPAPIENVEEKIGFAPMPTQNGQEPGTITMSGGWAWSISEKSDLKEEAWEFIQFLMEKENSVNRTLQDGNLNTRKDAVEVEEYINRPFAKEAQEYLKAAQFRPANDKYPAVSTQIQTVVEAVATGKLTPEKAVQQYKSGVERVVGKENIEVK; encoded by the coding sequence ATGACAAAAAGGAAGTTTGTTTGGTTTGCAGCGGTGCTGATTGGTGTTCTAATGCTTTCGACTTCTTGCTCCAGTGCATCAAATTCAAAAGAAGGGGACAAAAAGACGGTTACTGTCGTCTTTCGATCTGCCGGTTCTGAGGATCCGCTAATGAAATATTTTGATTCAGATGTTTTAGAGGAATTTGAAAAGGAGCATTCGGATATTGACGTGAAAATTACTCCGATTACTGCAAGTGAAGGTGATTACTTTTCCAAAGTAGCGCTTCAGATGAAATCCTCAAGTACTGCCCCTGATGTCGTGGCAGAGGATACATTTATGCTGAACTCGGATGCCAATGCCGGTTATCTCGCGTCCATCGACGATCTTGTTTCTAAGTGGGACGGATGGGAGCAAATCATCGACAATTTAAAAACAGGTGTCACTGCAGAAGATGGGAAGGTATACGGAGTGCCGGCTACATCCGATTCAAGAGGGCTTTGGTACAACAAAGAAATTTTCAAAAAAGCAGGCCTGCCAGTTCCGTGGCAGCCGAAAAATTGGGAGGATATTTTGGCTGCAGCCCGGACTGTGAAAAATAAAGTCCCGGATGTCAATCCGCTGTTAATGCAAGTCGGCAGGGCGAATGGTGAAGCTGTTTCGATGCAAACACTGGAAATGCTGCTCTACGGGACAGGTGACACATTATATAATGAGCAGTCAAAAAAGTGGGTGGTAGACAGTAAAGGGCTGCAAGATTCATTTGCCTTTATCGACCAAGTGTTTAATAAAGATAAAGTTGGACCTGAGTTGTCGGTCGTTATGAGCGGACAGTCAGGGAATATCGCGTTTGAAAAGCTGATGCCTGAAGGTAAATTGGCGATTGGATTAGATGGAAGCTGGAATGCGGGACGTTGGACGGAGAATGGACCTGCGCCGATTGAAAACGTCGAGGAAAAAATCGGCTTTGCCCCGATGCCGACCCAAAACGGACAGGAGCCGGGAACAATCACCATGTCCGGCGGATGGGCTTGGTCAATTTCTGAGAAATCAGATCTTAAGGAAGAAGCATGGGAGTTTATTCAGTTTTTGATGGAAAAAGAGAATAGCGTCAACCGTACGCTCCAGGATGGGAATTTAAATACACGGAAGGATGCCGTTGAGGTAGAGGAATATATAAACCGCCCGTTCGCAAAGGAAGCTCAAGAATATTTGAAGGCAGCTCAGTTCCGTCCGGCGAATGACAAGTATCCAGCTGTTTCAACACAGATCCAAACAGTTGTCGAAGCGGTGGCGACCGGCAAGCTGACTCCTGAGAAGGCAGTACAGCAATATAAGAGCGGAGTCGAAAGAGTAGTCGGAAAGGAGAACATTGAAGTCAAGTAG
- a CDS encoding ArsR/SmtB family transcription factor: MGVKITTTMNALAEPNRLHIVELLREGPLTVGEIAERLGLLQPQTSKHLRILNESGLVEVQPVANRRIYKLRQQPFQDLDHWLESFQGAWQERFDRLDDYLSGLPKKD; this comes from the coding sequence ATGGGCGTAAAAATCACAACAACTATGAATGCACTGGCCGAGCCCAACCGACTACACATTGTCGAACTTTTGCGTGAAGGTCCTCTCACTGTAGGGGAAATTGCTGAACGCCTTGGTCTCCTCCAGCCACAAACTTCCAAGCATCTCCGCATACTAAATGAATCCGGACTTGTCGAGGTGCAACCGGTTGCTAATCGGCGCATCTACAAGCTACGGCAGCAGCCATTCCAAGATCTAGATCATTGGCTGGAATCTTTTCAAGGTGCATGGCAAGAAAGATTTGATCGATTGGATGATTATTTGAGTGGGTTGCCGAAAAAAGACTGA
- a CDS encoding carbohydrate ABC transporter permease produces the protein MKRNRNHESRKAIFFLLPSWILLLLFFITPVLLTFGFSFTNLSLTGADAANIQFVGFQNFVNMFQDPEFRISVYRTLVFLFFSAVIGQVLLGLILAVLMKEKNITFRRWVGMIVIAGWVTPEIVVAFCWVAFLSDDGTLNTILQTFGLTSVSWLFSFPMVSVVIANIWHGTAFSMMVFQSALDDVPKSIQEAAVIDGGSRFQIFSKITLPLVKGSIVTNMMLVTLQTLGVFTLIYTMTGGGPGNSTQILPIFMYNQAFVNYQFGYGTAISLVLLVIGIIASLLYMRSMKVKL, from the coding sequence ATGAAACGGAATAGAAATCATGAAAGCAGAAAAGCAATTTTTTTCTTACTGCCTTCTTGGATCCTTTTGCTGCTGTTTTTTATCACACCGGTTCTCCTGACGTTTGGCTTTTCTTTTACGAATTTATCTTTAACCGGGGCTGATGCTGCGAACATTCAATTTGTAGGCTTTCAAAACTTCGTCAATATGTTTCAAGATCCCGAGTTTCGCATCAGTGTCTATCGCACCCTCGTCTTTTTATTTTTTTCCGCAGTCATCGGCCAGGTGCTGCTCGGATTAATTCTTGCTGTTCTTATGAAAGAGAAAAACATAACATTCCGCCGCTGGGTCGGAATGATTGTGATCGCCGGCTGGGTGACGCCTGAAATCGTCGTTGCGTTTTGCTGGGTGGCTTTCTTAAGTGATGATGGAACATTGAATACGATCCTGCAGACTTTTGGCCTCACCTCCGTATCATGGCTCTTTTCTTTTCCAATGGTGAGTGTGGTCATCGCAAATATTTGGCATGGGACAGCCTTTTCGATGATGGTGTTTCAATCTGCCTTGGATGATGTGCCGAAAAGCATTCAGGAAGCGGCAGTTATCGATGGAGGCTCTCGCTTTCAAATTTTCAGCAAAATTACTTTGCCGCTGGTGAAGGGTTCAATAGTGACGAATATGATGCTTGTAACCTTGCAGACATTGGGCGTATTTACGCTGATTTATACGATGACAGGCGGAGGTCCGGGAAATTCTACGCAAATCCTGCCAATTTTTATGTATAACCAAGCATTTGTTAATTATCAATTTGGCTATGGAACTGCAATCTCCCTTGTTTTGCTGGTCATTGGCATTATCGCCAGCTTGCTTTATATGCGCTCGATGAAGGTGAAACTTTAA
- a CDS encoding SDR family oxidoreductase, with amino-acid sequence MKTILITGASSGIGRATANYFSERGWNVVATMRSPEKETELNRLDCVLVTKLDVERKATIQDAITKGIEHFGKIDVLLNNAGYAAFGPFEAATDVQVKKQFDVNVFGVMNSTKAILPHFRTNKAGMIINLSSIGGRVAFPLISLYHASKWAIEGFSESLYYELATQNIKVKVIEPGNIATDFTGRSLELIMDESLEVYKTYHEKVLQKQMESFQTNVSTPELVAKVIYEAAIDQTERFRYLAGEDAKFLENKRKESSDDEFMKFITSNFR; translated from the coding sequence ATGAAGACGATTTTAATTACAGGAGCTTCTTCGGGTATTGGAAGAGCAACTGCCAACTATTTTTCAGAGCGGGGATGGAATGTGGTGGCTACCATGCGGTCTCCAGAGAAAGAAACGGAATTAAATCGATTGGATTGTGTCTTGGTGACAAAGCTAGATGTCGAGCGAAAAGCAACGATTCAAGATGCTATCACAAAAGGAATTGAACATTTCGGTAAAATTGATGTCCTGCTGAATAATGCGGGTTATGCTGCATTTGGCCCTTTTGAAGCTGCGACTGATGTTCAGGTCAAAAAGCAATTTGATGTGAATGTGTTTGGTGTTATGAATTCAACCAAAGCCATTCTGCCCCATTTCAGAACGAACAAGGCAGGAATGATTATTAATTTATCGTCTATTGGTGGACGTGTTGCCTTTCCACTTATATCCCTCTACCATGCGAGCAAGTGGGCAATTGAAGGATTTTCGGAATCACTTTACTATGAACTAGCAACTCAAAATATTAAGGTAAAAGTGATAGAGCCTGGAAACATTGCCACGGACTTTACAGGTCGATCCTTGGAATTGATAATGGATGAATCCTTGGAAGTGTATAAAACCTATCATGAAAAGGTACTTCAAAAGCAAATGGAAAGTTTTCAGACCAACGTCTCTACACCGGAACTCGTGGCTAAGGTGATTTATGAAGCCGCAATAGATCAAACAGAGCGTTTTCGATATCTTGCAGGTGAAGATGCAAAATTTCTGGAGAACAAAAGAAAGGAATCATCGGATGATGAATTTATGAAGTTTATTACTAGTAACTTTAGATGA